The DNA window TATATTCTATACaaattataacttataagtTGCACTCTAGTATTTAACTTGATCATATACTCCACGTCACAACCACCAATCAAGCGGCAGACGGAGCAGTCACATAGTGGACGACTCCAGCCTCCGATAGAGCTGCCAAGAACGGCTGCACACCACCACCTTCAGCTACACCGCCGCCACCGATAGTGTTGTGGTAGTCTAATGACTCATCTTCATAGATTTCCCACCATTTCTTCACCAGCATCCTGATGTCTTCTCTATCCATGTTCTCTTCTTCTCCGGTATACCTCCACGGCTTCGAGCCCTAAAAATACACcattaaaataaagttaaaagtgTGCATTCAAATCGAATCGAGCTAAATAactatttacttttaaattaaatcaaactaaatttatttttcaacatttttgaCTCAATTTTTGTATCAAATGATGTTGTTTTAACAGTTCTATAATAAACGAAACGATGCAATGattggtaaatatttttaccaacgtgcttaaagcgctaaaagaAATTAtcaatactttttttaataatatcgaaccaaatcaaactaaatttgtCGTTTCAGTTCGGTTATTCTACGATCAAGCTCTTGATACTTACAGCAGCACAATAATGCACAACTTTGACCTTGTCAAGCTCAATGTTCTCCGGGTGACGCCATAACATAGCCAAAACAAGGTTATAAACCGGAGGAATTGGCCTATAAACATCCTTAAAGAACACATTCAAGAAATCCTGCTCAGCAAAAAGTGTAGGAGTTGAGTTCTTCACAGCGGTCAGCAGATCATCATACGTGGACAGATTAGGCTCATAAACGAACATGCCAGCATTGAAATAAAGTGGAGGCTTAGGACCCATGTCAGCAGGCCATGTCACTCTGTCGGGACACTGCTGGCAGTAACCTATTTGGTATTGTGGTGAGTGGCTCCATGTTTTCTCGCAAAAACAATCCATTACAGCGTAAAAGTAACCGTCTTGTAAGTCGAAGAGATGGTCTATGTTGTCGAATACTTGAATGTCTCCGTCTAAGTATATCATCTTGCTATACTCCAcaaactgaaattaaaaaagattcAATTCTTAGTACATAATTTTGTAGAAAGATGCAAACTTTAATCTAAAATTGGCCTActcactattttttaaaaaacttttttgaatttttttatttatgatttcaatttaaaaaacgacaattttgatctaattttaagcaaatatatatttataaaaaaaattaaactaattatatcAAATCTAATCGAAATATACCTATCAAAATTAAATCACAATTGATgaacctaaaaatttaaataaatttaaaagtgcCAGAGTGCTTTGGCCTGGTTGGCAAAACTCTTGCAGAATCCTTTAGAGGTTTTCGGCGACTCATCGGGGCAGTTGGCTGAATTAAAAATGAATATCTAAATTATGTCCTGCTAACATGTAGAGTAAACGTttgtcaaacaaaaaaaaaagtttcatttattttataaaaaaagagtATGTATCTATCGTAATGGCAAAATTGACATTTTCAAAAGattgaataataaataaaaaattaaataattttgagtgattttggttttcaaaattttaattttctaaaaagaaacaaactttaatctaaaatttaaattttgcaaGAAGACTTGAACTTTAAGCTACAATTATAaccaaaaagtaaattaaactttttaaaagggtgaaaaaaagtttaatattgATTGGCTAGGACTAAAACTTTGAACTAAAAAAACATACCTCCCAAATACGAAGCTTGGAGTAATTGATGACATAATAAGCCATGGCAAATTGAGTCTGATTTTCCGGTGGATAAACAGGCTCAATTTCCTTCACAATACACCCTTGAGAAACCAATATTTTCCGGTGATCCTCCGGCACATCCGGCAAGATAGCCACCACTAATGGGTACTTACTCTTAACCTTCCTTAACCCTTTGGCTAAACCCACAACACCTTTCACATAATCCCCATTACCAGCCAAAAAAGTCACATATGCACAACTAGATATACTAGCTTGCTTAGCTAATGAGTTGGGATTAGCAACAAGATTAGCACTAATTAGCTCAGGAGCCATAGTAATTAACTTTCactaaattaaagaaaatggtATGCAAATTTGATTGAAAATATGTTTTTTGAATGCTTTCGCTGCTTGATGAATTTTGGACTAATGGTAGGGTGGTATTTATAGGGTTTATTATATGGTTAATTAAATAAAGTGGGTCCAAATAGATTTAGTGATAGtgcaaaatttaataattgaaaatgaaattttattacgTTGAAGAATCTTGTAGTAGAATGTAGATGGTCTTCACTCACTATTACTAAATGAGAATATTATATTTGTTGCATACGACGACGTTTTGTTGCTCTTATGTCGACGTTTATACATGTGGCGTTATGTTTAGATCCAACGGCTAATAAGCTACTATATCCTTGGATTGGACGGTGCAAGAAAAATATGAGGATAAGGATATAATATTCATTCATGGAATATACCATAGGATCTATTTGATCTTACTTTCTCTAATCTATTTTAAAGCCTTTAATCTCTACTGTATTTACCATCTGGTACCTGAGAGATCTTATGTTATTCAAGATGGGTATGAGGATATTTTGGTAATTGCGGATGTTACTAGAATACTGTAAACTAAATTTGAAAAAGTAAAAGTGGAAATAGAATAATGTATTTACCGGTTAGCTACCACCGCCAAATAGGACCGGCTGAGTGGGTCCTGTGGTAATTACACACTGCACCTTCTAGCGATTAAACACGAAAATCTCGAGAATTCGTGCCACGTAAATCAAATAAAGCCACATGGCTTTTCGGGCGCcccttcttttattttctttttaagcatatgaaccaaaaaaaatttaaacaatatgCTTAACTAAAAATAAGTAATCTATTCattctataaatataaaaacaaaaacctTTTGAATGGCATATAAATTacatttgacaaaaaaaatggcatataaattaaaaaatattattaatgttGTATAATTTAGTTTACATAGTTCTTAAAATAGCTTGAAAATTATTCTTGTTGGTAAATTTTAATTgactgaattaaaatatttcttaaaataatcaatattatatttatctgttaatatctataaaaataaataaaaatagtttgtcaaagtttcaaataaaaacatttaagtATAgctagattttttatttatgttaggACAACTCATATATATATGACAATTGACAAAGAGAttgtatatttattagtttagattacaattaaaaaattattttaactatCATTATTTTTATCAGAAGATAAAATATATGAAGATAAAAATTGGAAtgttgctaattttttttttaaaataaaatgattgaTCAACTTGAATTCAAAacgagataaaaaataaaatccgcaaacaaaaaaattaacggtccaatatttaaaaagttcaagTATTCAAATTTTTTGAACACTATTTACGCTCCAATGTGTTCATCTTTAACATGTTTCGTTCTAATTCCTatatcttgatttttttaaaagcatTAATTAAGATTGTTTGATGAAATTCtaatagttaaattattttgaattttaaatttatacgctcaagatttttatattttattttatattagtataaatattttattttatattctcAATAGCTATTTTAagctaatataaatttatttaaattaaaaaaacgttAATCTACATTTgcttatttaagaaaattaaaatactctACTCGTGTGGCTAGAAGATACACGTATCACGTATGTTGTTTACTTTTGAAAGTATGTGGGCCCTGTGAAAGTAGGCCCACGTAAATCTAAAGCTGTAATACGTGTCAATCTCTCATGGGGATAGTGATGTCAAAAGGCACACCATATTAACACGTGGCACCAGGTAGCTGCAAGTAAGCAACGGTCCTGTCTCTCACCTACAGATTTCACTCAAAATTACAGTTTTGTTAGTTGGTCCAAAATGCGACCTACTACTAGTAAAGATAGAATTAAGAATTGTGGTAGTTAAGACTTTTTAATCGACCGACATTTCGCTTtggataatattaatatttcggactttatattaaataaaagttagtATATATTACCAGATAATGTTTCAAATTTAGGAGTTAGTATTAAATTAGGTTATACTAGGAAATAGTTGCAATTTTGGCTAGCAAGATATGTGCATGCATGGATTTTGTAGGCAAGAACATATGCTTTCATGGGATGACCACCACTATATCCTTTTGGCTGTAAATTTCATAATccaatatatattattaatgaaggattcaaaaaattatactcggaaattaacaaaatatagcaaaaggttttatataataaaatatttttatttttaattgtggGATAGAGATCATTTTAATCACGCTTGAAATTTggagagaaaaaataaattgcttcctctttttctctttttttttcaacattACTTCgacaaaagtttggtttttgacGAAAAATAGGTGATTTTTGATATTTCAGCCCTTGATATGTCAAtggttataaaaaaattgtaggcTTTTTAATAAAGATACtttgttataaaaaatttatatgttttagtGCGTGTTTATAATGTTACTTTATATAAATCTTTGAGTAGATTAAGATATTTAACGTTGTCCAAACTTCAGACTGGAGATTCTCGATAACTCGtactttttacaattttattatgtTAAAAAACTGAAGTATTTTAGAAGGCGGAAATTCTAAACATATAAATGACGCAcgcgattttttttaatttatcgtaccgtcaaaatttaattttttaacttatattttattattttgtttcttttcaagCATATTAAGTATTAGGTTTACTTTAATATTTTGCTATTTTGTAGCTTTTAGTTTATTGAGATATATTATATTTGGATCTTTttaatatagtttaatttttagcaaaaaatatgtttattgatatatttttgtTTGAATAAATGTAAGTCTTTTCAAAAGTAAAAGTCTCAACTGCCGGGATTAACACTCAAAAGACCATTGATTAAttaacatatattcaaagttaGAAGATTggtcaaaataatatttgttatcCGTTTCCAAAACCCACGTATGTATGGGATGTGATTACAGATTAATCATCCTGTCGATCGCTGCTAATCTTTAATGTAAAGTAGCTTTGCTGGACATTTTAAGATCTTCATCTTTATATCAACTTATCACCCACATCCTTAATTGTTCTGTCCCTTCATTGTTTCAATTTGCATCTCATTGCTTTAATAAATGAATCCTTCcattatcttttttatatttattaaatatacatTTAACTTGTTTTGAGCTAATGTAGCGTAATATTAGacatctatatatataaaatttatccaaTATAAGGCATACCACCTTACGTCAAGTCAAATTTAAATGAGCCGTGAATATATTTAGTgaagaattaaaaaatgatgaattgaactgtaaaatttaaaagttgtaatatttgataaaaacattaaagttgTGAATATATAATGTCGTatcaaacattttaatttctatatttttaaaggcttaatggcaaaaaaaacccaaacctttacgacttgttgcaattatatccaaaccttttaatttttgcaataatatccaaattgcattattttgttgcaataatatccaaattgcattattttgttgcaataatatccaaattgtactttttatatgatttttttttgagttttttgtcattttttgggacttttactatattattatacatcaaaacataataatagcctaatatcttaattgaaaacaacaagtttagccatcaatttgactattattgctacaaaaaatgcaatttggatataattgcaacaacaaaaatgcaatttggatattattgcaaaaattaaaaggtttggatataattgcaacaaatcataaaggtttgggttttttttaccattatgCCATTTTTAAACTATTGATTTTTATACATCATGTTATGTCATGTTAcatgtctttttttttcattttttcatactaaataAAAGTGGAGTTGCAAATTGCTTTTAAATTTGGGCGTGAAAGAGATGTAAACTGTCAAATTTTTGATGGCATCATAGTAGTCGAATCAGCAGACAACTGTTGCCCAGAATGTTGTTAGCAATTTATGAGTTGATATTACAGTCTTTTACACTTGTTATGCAATTATTGTTCCGACCAAAATTGAAATTGGGACTCAGCATTGCCACTTTACAGTTgctaaaccaaaaaaaataaaatgtaacgagggaataaaaaggagaaaaaatgatgaaaattGCCCGCACGCTTTTATTTAGCGGTCTAAATTTCAGCTATTTTAGCACCTAGGTCGTATGTTCAAACTCCAGCTGTgccttttttaaaatatgaagtgGTTAACATTGGACCGCGGAGCCATTATAGTCCGGGTGtgctaaatatataaatttacagGCGATCCACATCGCTTGCTTTGACAGCGATTTTAGACTTCAGCTTAGCGGAGCAAGTCTTCGGCATAAAAAAATGAcgataaatttagaaaaatgtaataaaatgataaaaaaaaggtacTGAGAAAAGTAAAATCAAGAACAATggatattaatatttaattccGCCCTTACGCTTCACCGAAGTGACAGTGGGTCTGTGTGAGTAGTTAGGAGCCCTAATTCAGAAACAAGAAGCAATCTAAATGCTGATGACAACGATTAAGGTTATGGATTACTTGTACTACAAGATAACCATATTTATTAGTTAGTCGCATTTATTTGGTTTGGTCAGCTTCTCTACTTAGCTTACATTTGTCACACTAATTTACTAAACCATTCCATAAACTTCTCTGGACTATTCTTTACCATTCACCCGTTCGAAAAGCtaaaaattgtatttaaatttaatggttttaaaaggccaattttcttaattttttttataattttaattgaagcTTTCAATACTTATAAATGTATTTTGATTTCATCAAATTGCTATAATTCtgttcaatttttcaaaatcaatttaattatacttACATATCATGCTAAGccaataaaaatacaattttactGATTCCAATCAACATATGATTTAATGATTCAAAAATATCCATTTTTTTCGAACTTTTATAAATCTATCCAAAATTTCTAAAGATTATGAGACATAATCGAAATTATCATTCGAGCCGAGAATTATGTTTTGGACACACCTTAAATGGAGCACGTATTAAAACATATAAAGTAAATAAAGATACGGTTCTCACGTAATTGTTGCCAAAGCGAGccataattttatgaaaatggAGAGCAACAATTATAATGAAATAGATTTAAAAACAATGATTAGAATGTTCATGTAGTTagattgaattattattatttttaaaatcaaatgaaatcTATAAGATGAcaagaaacaaaaaattataattaatttaattatttaaaaatatttcacatcAATATGATtacatctttttcattttaaagctttacaattgtttttcttttttgctttCAAATTAAGGtagagaatttaaaatttgatttttctttttaaattagtaAGATTTTTCcgttttgaattgaatttgcTAACTAAAGAGTTGGTATAGAAATTCAATTGATAATTGAAGTTTAAAAGATGAAAGACCGGTACAATTTAATTGAttgtaaaaaaatgaataaattttaaacgaAATTGTTGAATTGTGCTATATTttgcaaaatgttaaaaaacattGACATTTTTAAACCATCAAGTTATGCTGATTCGAATGAGATAATtgcaattttgtattttatactAACTTGGCATTGCCATATAGGTATAATTAAATCAGTTTTGAAAATTAGATAGAATTTGTAGCGGATTGTTGAAATTGAAAtagatttacaaaatttaaaatgtttggtttgtaaaagttaaaaatatataattttttgacaCCATTAAACCttctatttaaaatatgaaattttgtttttaccaAGTAATATatcatttgtttatttattgatttcttttGAGTAAACATATACtcatttaactaaaaaataatttaaaaaaatcattcagtcctttgtaataaaaaaaatataatttgcatCTACTATCAaatattaatgaataaatatatctatataaaacataaaaaaaatattaatttttaaattcatatttattagataataaaaaattaattcatggATGATCAATAAATAGATATAAactaggcttaattccttaaaaaaaaccccaccttgtatttttttttcgtttataccctgaccttgtaaaaacaccatttgtacccaattttgagtttttatgtttcatctctacccaaaagcattaaattgtactcttttcatttgaaaaaaagtttaaaacaatctttcatttttaacttatatactaattagatattaatattattaataatacaaaaataccatctttttcaaaaaaattaaaaataataataattttttaaaaaaatatttcgaattttttttaatttttttttaaaatatttccgacaaaaaaattaaaaataataataatttttttaattttttattattttatcaaattaaaaaaattaattaattatttggatgtatttgattattttttaagtttaaggatttatttgtatattttaaaatagaaaaaagtatgttttaaactcttttccaaatgaaaaaagtacaatttaatgcttttgggtagagatgaaacataaaaacccaaaactgggtacaaatgatgtttttacaaggtcatggtataaacgaagaaaaagtgcaaggtgggttttttttaaggaattaagcctataaACTACTAACTAATACCAAACAAATAAATACCAATAAAAcacttatttattataattttgttagAATCAATATAAATAACATTGGATTATACGTGTTAACTTTATCTcacaatattataaattaaattaatttaaataaaaaaataaaaaaaaatattcaaatggaGATGAAATTATAGTTATATTTCCGAGGCGTAATTCAATTGATAAATGCTTTCCTAACTTAAATAGAATTGCGAAGTCAAATTATATTCATGTATGCAGTTGTTTAAAGATTGAAGGTCGAATTTTACCTCCCGCAAGAGATCTATTCGGCTCGAACATAGCCTGAATATGAAAGACTTGAATATGCCGTCTCGGTGAAATGAACCGACAATAATCCTAAGCTTATATTTTCATCATTATCTTGCTTCGACATTTGTAATAGTCACCTCATTCATGGAACAACTTGTTTCTCCTCCGAGTAATGCTTGCGGAACGGTACTGACATTCTTATTACTTCCCAAACAAAATGCAGGCTGTTGCGGACTTGGTAGTGTCGTTTCACCGTTCAACATCAAAACGACACTAGGCATGTTCGGTCTATCCTTTGCATTTTCTTGCACACACAGAAGTCCAATCTGAATACATCTCATTATTACATCATCACAACCTTTTAGTTTTAGCGACGAATCAACTATTTCCAACACTCTGTCTTGTTTCCATAGCTCCCAAACCTGGatcattttaatgaaaaatgAATCATTTTAGTTTGTCAATGCAAATGGTGATTAATGTTGATTGTTTCtgtctaggtagcacggacacggacacgGGAAAACAGGGCACTCAGACACGGTGaaatagtgttattttaaggtttttcaTGTAAGAATTTGGCTTCGGGTCTGAAACGTCAAGAGTGTGACGTTTCCAAAACATGATACttttgattgaatgaagtgttcgTGCTACCTAGATTTTTGTAACTTACATGTCCGATCAAATTCAATGAAACATCATTTGAATAACAAGAGTTGCTCTTCTTGCCACTTATGATCTCCAACACTATAACTCCAAAACTGAATACATCAGATTTCACTGAGAATAATCCGAAGATTACGTACTCTGGTGGCATGTAACCGCTGCACAAGACAACTCAATTAGTCCGGTCTTAAGATAACTTCTCAAATGGAACAGGAGTAGTATTACTGTCTTGGGGATTAAGCAACACTTACTATGTTCCGACAACTCGATTAGTCTTGTCTTGAACTTGTTCTTCGCCTTTAAATATTCTAGCCATGCCGAAATCAGAAATTTTTGGATTCATATCAGCATCTAATAACACATTGCTAGTTTTCAAATCTCTATGAATAATTCTCAGTCTTGAATCATGGTGAAGATACATGATTCCGCGAGCAATTCCTACTATAATTTCAAACCGTTTTGTCCAATCCAAAATCAGTCTTCTTGTATGATCTAGAACAACATATTTGTTAATTGAAATATTGCTTGTATTGTTATCTTAATATTACGTATTTTAACTTAAAAGTCTTACCAAATAAAAAGCAATCCAAGCTTTTGTTCGGCAAATACTCGTAAATTAGCATCCGTTCTTCTCCCTCAATGCAGGATCCTATAAGTTTTACAAGATTCCTATGTTGAAGCTTTGCAATCAACGCTGCTTCTGTTTTGAACTCTGATATTCCCTGTCCCGAACTATGCGATAATCTTTTTACAGCAATTTCTTGCCCATCGTCTAGCTTACCCTAAAAATATAGCCGAATAGTTATTGAGTAGAAGTATCAATtattgcacggaaacttgtGGAGTCCTATGTTTCAGGATTTCTTATTTTACTTCCGTGCAACATGGAGTAGAAGTACAAAGCTGAAGCATATTGAATTTTTCATTTCTTGCAACTTTACCTTGTATACTGAGCCAAAACCACCTTGTCCAAGTTTATTAGCAGGATTAAAATTGTTTGTGACAGCAGATATGGTGCGCAGATCGAAAGTTGTCAAATCTGTTGTTTGCCTAGTTTCTGCAAGCTCACAGAATAACCATTTCTTCTTTAGTGTTCTTCCACTCCAGATAATCACAGAAATTATAGATAATCGTACGCGATCAAGctgatattaaattctatttcaTTACCTTTTTGCTTCTTCTTCCTTAGCCACGCAATGCCAAATAGGACGGTTATAAGCAGTATAAAAGCAGCAGATACTATTGGAATGGCCAACATGCCCTTTTTTGCGAGAAAACCTTTTTTCTTTTCAGCATATGCAGCTGCTTATATATACAGATAAATTGACCAATACaatgaaataagaaaattacATATAGTAGTCAAGATTAATGAATGATGTTAAGGGAAAGAAGAAATTAAAGACATAATGGTACCTAGTTCTGCAGCATCGACACGAATGTACACGTCTCTTCCCTCGGAATGCTCCATAGTATTAGTATCCATTAATTCGCCATACCATGATAAGCAGCCAACTCCTTTTCCGTCTATGTCTAAGCTTGCAAATGCTTTACACGAACAATTTCTTAAGCAGACTGGTTCACATTCACTGCCACTCAAATTCCTGTTCAGTAAAGCAGCAATTGAAGTATCAGGAAGCTTTACTTTCCTTACCTTTACAAACCCTTCTCCATTTCTGCACATTGAAGTTTCAGGAATCTTCCGTATGCATCCAGCTGAACCGTATCTAAGATTCCACTGCTGCAAGGATTTGGGCTGGTACCCCGGCAAGCAGATGCATTCAAAGTTATCGATGTTGTTGTTAGTCACTAGACTGTTAGCACCACAATGCCCGTACTTGTACCTAGGCATGGACCGAGATTCCCTCCACTGGAAAGAACTACGGTCCCAAGTAAACAGCTGCAATAATCCAGAAGTGTTAACTACAACTCTTGAGAGAGCGAACCTATCATCACCATCTAAAAGGAATGAGTGGTAAATTTCATCTTGATTGTAAACAGAGATAACCAAAGAACCTGGCACGAGTTCATAATTCCAAGGCCAGGGGCTGCTTCTCCAATATCGAGTTAAATCTTTGTACCGAAGAAAGAGCTGTGGACAGCCAGTAGGATCAAGCTTGTACAGCCAGTCCCCGGTTGCTGGATCATCTTTCGATTTCCACGATGTTAAGAACCTGTCTAAGCCAACTCTCCTGTCTATCCCCAGTTTCATACCTGGAAGCACTGTATCTGTTGGATAATCAAAGCTTTGCCAAACAATATTTCGACTTCcattttttatcaaaacaagGTTTCCAGAATCTAAAAGCTGCGCTGCACAACAAGATTCCGTTCTTGCTTCTGATGAAACATTAGTAGACCAAAGAGGAAGTTGTTCGTCCACACTGTTATTGATTTGGAGCACGAGATTTCCATCTGGATTAATAGACAGGAATCCTGATAAAGAACCAGGAATTGGATTTTCCCTATTTGCAACCCACACTACGGTTTTTTCTGGTAGCTCGTTGTACCAGATGCCAAGGTATTTATGGCTAGAATTGCCTGGTCTGAAAAATCCCAAGGCAAAACTTCCATTTCTTGAGACTATGACATTTCTGTCTGTAATCGATTCATTTACGTTTATAGTGTCGGTTGACAAGCAAAACGGGAAGACCACGAACATAAGCAAAATTTTCAGGACCATTTCCTTGACACCAAGTTTAAACATATTCGTTTTCTCCATAGTAGAGTccgtttttgtttttttgagtGTTTCGCAGTGTTCTTGCCTGTCATCCTAGTTTTCCGCTCTCGCTCACGGCAAGATTTGTCTCATGTTGACCATAGTTAGATCAAAATAAGACAATGTTCAGTTTTTCTTTCTGTTTGACTTCTGGCTCATATTTCTGGTGGGAGAGGAGACTTTTCTTATGTAGAGAGTTATGAGTGGCATAGATATGGTCCATAGTGGCTGCTAATTGAGTAAAAAAAGGGCTACTTTTCAggttttctttctaatttttttatgtttttcatTTATCTGGTGTGAAAGGAAGACAAAATTTCATGTTTATGATTAGAAGTGGCATACAGTCAATGCAAGTTTTTAAATTCAgaaataatttttgtttctttattcATGCATAGGTCATTCTCAAGAAAATACAAGTTTTTG is part of the Mercurialis annua linkage group LG3, ddMerAnnu1.2, whole genome shotgun sequence genome and encodes:
- the LOC126671842 gene encoding G-type lectin S-receptor-like serine/threonine-protein kinase RKS1 isoform X2, which codes for MEKTNMFKLGVKEMVLKILLMFVVFPFCLSTDTINVNESITDRNVIVSRNGSFALGFFRPGNSSHKYLGIWYNELPEKTVVWVANRENPIPGSLSGFLSINPDGNLVLQINNSVDEQLPLWSTNVSSEARTESCCAAQLLDSGNLVLIKNGSRNIVWQSFDYPTDTVLPGMKLGIDRRVGLDRFLTSWKSKDDPATGDWLYKLDPTGCPQLFLRYKDLTRYWRSSPWPWNYELVPGSLVISVYNQDEIYHSFLLDGDDRFALSRVVVNTSGLLQLFTWDRSSFQWRESRSMPRYKYGHCGANSLVTNNNIDNFECICLPGYQPKSLQQWNLRYGSAGCIRKIPETSMCRNGEGFVKVRKVKLPDTSIAALLNRNLSGSECEPVCLRNCSCKAFASLDIDGKGVGCLSWYGELMDTNTMEHSEGRDVYIRVDAAELAAYAEKKKGFLAKKGMLAIPIVSAAFILLITVLFGIAWLRKKKQKETRQTTDLTTFDLRTISAVTNNFNPANKLGQGGFGSVYKGKLDDGQEIAVKRLSHSSGQGISEFKTEAALIAKLQHRNLVKLIGSCIEGEERMLIYEYLPNKSLDCFLFDHTRRLILDWTKRFEIIVGIARGIMYLHHDSRLRIIHRDLKTSNVLLDADMNPKISDFGMARIFKGEEQVQDKTNRVVGTYGYMPPEYVIFGLFSVKSDVFSFGVIVLEIISGKKSNSCYSNDVSLNLIGHVWELWKQDRVLEIVDSSLKLKGCDDVIMRCIQIGLLCVQENAKDRPNMPSVVLMLNGETTLPSPQQPAFCLGSNKNVSTVPQALLGGETSCSMNEVTITNVEAR
- the LOC126671361 gene encoding galactinol synthase 2-like → MAPELISANLVANPNSLAKQASISSCAYVTFLAGNGDYVKGVVGLAKGLRKVKSKYPLVVAILPDVPEDHRKILVSQGCIVKEIEPVYPPENQTQFAMAYYVINYSKLRIWEFVEYSKMIYLDGDIQVFDNIDHLFDLQDGYFYAVMDCFCEKTWSHSPQYQIGYCQQCPDRVTWPADMGPKPPLYFNAGMFVYEPNLSTYDDLLTAVKNSTPTLFAEQDFLNVFFKDVYRPIPPVYNLVLAMLWRHPENIELDKVKVVHYCAAGSKPWRYTGEEENMDREDIRMLVKKWWEIYEDESLDYHNTIGGGGVAEGGGVQPFLAALSEAGVVHYVTAPSAA
- the LOC126671842 gene encoding G-type lectin S-receptor-like serine/threonine-protein kinase RKS1 isoform X1 — protein: MEKTNMFKLGVKEMVLKILLMFVVFPFCLSTDTINVNESITDRNVIVSRNGSFALGFFRPGNSSHKYLGIWYNELPEKTVVWVANRENPIPGSLSGFLSINPDGNLVLQINNSVDEQLPLWSTNVSSEARTESCCAAQLLDSGNLVLIKNGSRNIVWQSFDYPTDTVLPGMKLGIDRRVGLDRFLTSWKSKDDPATGDWLYKLDPTGCPQLFLRYKDLTRYWRSSPWPWNYELVPGSLVISVYNQDEIYHSFLLDGDDRFALSRVVVNTSGLLQLFTWDRSSFQWRESRSMPRYKYGHCGANSLVTNNNIDNFECICLPGYQPKSLQQWNLRYGSAGCIRKIPETSMCRNGEGFVKVRKVKLPDTSIAALLNRNLSGSECEPVCLRNCSCKAFASLDIDGKGVGCLSWYGELMDTNTMEHSEGRDVYIRVDAAELAAAYAEKKKGFLAKKGMLAIPIVSAAFILLITVLFGIAWLRKKKQKETRQTTDLTTFDLRTISAVTNNFNPANKLGQGGFGSVYKGKLDDGQEIAVKRLSHSSGQGISEFKTEAALIAKLQHRNLVKLIGSCIEGEERMLIYEYLPNKSLDCFLFDHTRRLILDWTKRFEIIVGIARGIMYLHHDSRLRIIHRDLKTSNVLLDADMNPKISDFGMARIFKGEEQVQDKTNRVVGTYGYMPPEYVIFGLFSVKSDVFSFGVIVLEIISGKKSNSCYSNDVSLNLIGHVWELWKQDRVLEIVDSSLKLKGCDDVIMRCIQIGLLCVQENAKDRPNMPSVVLMLNGETTLPSPQQPAFCLGSNKNVSTVPQALLGGETSCSMNEVTITNVEAR